The window ATTACAGGTGcatagtacaagtacagtatgtactctgtacaagtacttgtctGGAGTACTGCATGtaatatattaattatactccgtactattcCTGAACCACATGCATGcgactgtacagtaagtacttacttggatGTGCGGATGTACACCGAGTTCCTTGTAGGTATAATACTTGGTACTAATAATATGCTTTTaacttacggagtaagtactccgtacttggctACGCGTCGAGACGGCCTTGAGGCCGGCAGAATGCCGGGCCGGTCGTTTATGTCTTTGGCAACTAGGGGCAAATTCTCCGCTCAACGCGTGCACCAAAAaaagtaagtaaagtacatgtacttacatttacatgtaagtaagtaagtacttactgtactccgtacggatacagtGTACATGGTACCAAGATTGAGGACTAGCAGGCTGTAAAATAACGGTCGAGGCGTCATGGGCCGCATCCTCTGCTAAAAaagtcgccatcgtcgaaaGCAACCAGACAGCATCACATCCCCTTCACCGTTTTCCATTACGCCGAAAGCTTCCGACAGCCAAGGAGTCAAGCGTAAACCATGAACACCTGCGAGGGTTGCAGGCTGCAGGCCCGGGTCCTTATCCGGGCCGCCACTCGTCGCCCCGGGCTGGCGAGAATAGCGGCCACGATCAAGACGGTGACGAAGGTGGCCagccagccgtcgacgagaagcacaatgccgtcggcgcggtCGTTCAGCAGCACGGAACGTCGCAGAATTCTCGGCATGGGAAAGCTTGCCGAGTCGTACCGCGTGTTGGGCACGTCGGAGCGGCTGTACAAGGCCTGCTCCAAATCAGCCGACTACAAAATATCGGACGAGCAACGAAAGAatgacgaggtcgagcggttggaggacggcgaggagctggGCACCCCCGTGGACGGAGATAATGTTTGGCACAACGGTATGGCCCGCGGAATCGTACGGCATGGCGGCAGAAGATTGTCCGACTGACAGGGCACGCCTCGTCCGCAGCTTTCAAGCTTCAGCCCAGCTTCAGCACCTGGTCGCACGTGACGATGCTTCATCTCTACCTCGTCAACGCGCGCGTGCGcatgctcgacgccgacacgTACCGCAACTGGCAGCAGCAACTCATCGATCACTTCTTCTTCGAGTGCGAGAAGAAAATGCATCTCGACCACGGCATCACGTCGAGCGCGCTGCGCCAACGGTACCTCAAGGATATCTTCATCCAATGGCgcggcctgctgctcgcctACGACGAGGGTCTCATCAAGggcgacgccatcctcgcgAGCGCCATCTGGCGGAACCTCTTCAAGGGCAGCCCCGACGCGGACCCGCGTGCCCTGCTGGCCATTGTCGGCTGGATGCGGGCCAGCCTGGCGGCGCTCGAGGTCACCTCGGACGCCACCTTTCCCCAGAGGGTTGTTGATATCCTCGCGAGGCCGGTGGATGTATTCTGGACGCGGCTGGAGGGGCCGCTGGGGgccgggccgacgacggcggagccgGTCGCGGAACCGGTGGCGGAGACGCAGGGGACCAACACGGCACAGCGACCAGCCGCTGCGATATGAGGGGCGCGTGGGATGGAGAATTGTACGATGACGTTCACCCCCGAGTGGGAAATACACGCCAATGTCACGATGACTGGGCGCATGGCGGCGAACAGCGGCCGCATGTCTGGCGGTTCTGCCTTGGGACGCCGTGTcggttggtggtggtgtcACGTCGTGCCCGCACGGGCCGCAACCAAGAGGGAGACGAGCTCGTAGCCGGATCAAGGTGTCTTTTCCCACATCTGAAACTCGTACTTGGTGCCGGCCTCCTCCTGGCCTCCTTCGACGATATCCTCGCCCGTCCAGGTTTCGAGGACGTTTCGGTCCCTCCGCTCCCAGCCAGGAGCACCGCCGGCAGCCAGTGCGAGCGGGAAGAAGGTGTCGCAGTCAAAGTCGCGCGCGATGCTCGTGAGAAGGacgcggcgggcggcggggaggccgagggcggcatcGTAGACCtgggcgccgccgatgacgaagacgcggccgacggtgacgggtGCTTTGACTGCCGCGAGGAGCTGCAGCGCCTGCTCGAGTGAGGGGACGCgtacgacgtcgccggcggcagaGAGCGaggcctgggcctgggccCCTGAATTCGtagtcgacgccgccgggtcgccgccgccgccgcgggtgATGACGATGTTGAGACGGTCCTTGAGCGGGCGGAACTTGGGCGGGATCGAGTCCCAGGTTTTGCGACCCATGATGACGGCGTTGACGGTGCCGGGAGGTGACTGATGGTGAGAAATGAACTtagcaagcaagcacatggCACCATTCCCGTGCGGTGCACCTCGAGAACGGAAGAGGGGAAGGCAGAACGGGAAGATGAAGAGGAGGTCAGGCCAGACGCACCTGAGGCGGTGGACGGGTGGTGATGCGGGCAAAATACTGCATCTCCTTGCGCAGCCCCGTCCAGGGCATGGACCCGTGGGCGCCAATACCCATGTTGCGCGTGGCAGCAACAATGAGCGTGAGTTCGAGCGGCTGCATGGTGCCGCACGTCGTGGGGAGACGAGGCAAGACTGTTCGCTGTCCGACCGTGTTTGGAGGTGGGAAGTGGGATGTGAGGTCGGACACGTAATTGCGGCACAGGAATACTAACTGCACtgcaccgtacagtacagtataccaAATATGCACTTGTTCAACCACCAACTTATGGTGGCGCGGCGTCCAGCGCATCTACGTCCCTACACTCGCGCCCATTGGGCTAAAAGAGTCGGgaatattattattattattattattattattattattattattattattattattattattattattattattattattattattattattattattattattattattattattgctCATTAGATAGAGCAAGAAGACGGATGATATTCGCGACACTGCTACGTGCAGCGAACGAAGATGAATGTGACCGCCTTACGTCTTGAAGCATGTGTCATGAGCTTCCAACCTTCAGATTATCCGTGCACAAGTGTCTGGCGCGAGCGGTGCATGATGAGCTGCAAAAACAAGACATGAATATTTCATTTTCTTAATTCAGCTGAGAGAAGTTCTCTGGCTGGCCAGCTGAGGCGTAGCTGGCACATGGTGGAACTGGGTATGGCTGCACAGCAACCAGGAGGTATGAGGCATGAGGTGGAACGCTTTTCTCACATGCACACGTCCTATACATCTTACATCTCTATGCGCAGAATCGGCATTCTGGCCAGCAATTTCAcagcttggccgtcggcagcagcaCCTGCACGTCCTGAAAAGCGATGCCGAGAAATGAATATATCTGGCCGAAGCTGCATCCATGCCATGTTAGCTACTTTTGCGTTGTCCcgtccgacggcgagctcaaCCCACCGATCGCTCCCAAAGAAGGGCTCCGACTGGCCGTCAGCGTTGGTCACCCAGATCCAGGGGGTCCCAAACGCGCCCAGCTCGAGGGCCCGACCGGTCTCCTGCTTGAGGCGGTCCCTCATGCCGCCGCGACCCTCCATGATGGCgcggacgtcgtcgtcggaaaaGAGCTTGcgtttgtcgtcgtcgccgccgcccatagtcacctcggccagggcggcggcgagatttgcgtcgtcggcgagactGACGTGCGGCGGGGTCCAGAACTTGGTGAAGAGGAGGAGCATGGTGGCGTCGAAAGCGGCAGGCGGGAAGTGCTCTTTGATGTAGAGCAGAGCGCGCAGGGGAGACATGGTTCGGGCGAGCTCGAAGAGGTTCGGGGGAGTGCCCCAACCGGTGATGTTGCGGGCAGCCATGGTGCGAGGAACATCGTACGAGAGGTACTTGGCTTTGCCCTGGAGAGTCCAAGGGGGTGTGTTGCCTGCAACGGCATCGTCAGCGAATAGTTTCCGGCCGGCCAGATGGCGCGCGCGTTTGCTCACCGGATCCCTgcatgatgccgccgagaaAAACGGGATGGATTCTGTGATGATGGGGGTAGAGAGGTCAGCACAGGAGCTGCGCCGCATCGTGAGACATGTTGATTCACTGGACGGCTCACTCGACCTGAACTCCATTGGCTTCTAGCTTGCTGCGGTTGGCCAGTAGGTCGACAAAGGCGGCATAGCTGAAGACAGAGGCTAGAGGGGGGAGAGATTGTAACGTCAGTACTCAAGACTCGGCATCGGGGTTACTTGGGAACGAACCTATGTCGATGTAGCAGTCGATGCGTCCGCCACCCATCTTGTCAGATGAAGAAGTGTCGGCCAGCGGGATGAGAGGATAGGCTCAGGGCAGCACGCAGAGGGCGTCGGAGGCGTGATAAGAAATGGACCGACGGATGATGGATGTGCTTGGGAGAGGTATGTTTGTCGCCAGTAACACGGCTGCACTGAACGTAGGTGTTCGTtgtgtactgtattaatatCGGAGTTGACCCTGCACCTGCATGGCTCTTGGTGGCGGGGCCAAGTGGGGGCCTGCCGAGGCAAAGGAGGGTAAGGCAGGCACATCCGCACCTGGGATGACCAAGAAGGTGCGTCCTGCCCCAGGACCTGCCTGCTCAAACCTCGATCGATCGTGCCGTCATGTTCACTAATCCAGTCCGGgaggatacggagtacgatgtatctacatgtacaagtacggagtacaatgaGTGTGTTGGGCAACAAGTGCAACGAAGCAGACTCGTTTCCCACGGCGGAGTGCAAATACTGGCAACGGCGGCTGCTTCTTGAACACGCAAGCGAGGCATGGAGCGAGCGTTTTCATTCCAATGATGCTTGTAATTCGGCCCATACTATCCGTATCCCAAGTACCTTGCGTTTACCTTGTTCCAACCTACCATTCCTATTCCTATCGCAAACACTATTGTGTGCCAGTACATAACATAAAACATGTGCTTATAATATGCCGTTCATCTCCatgtatatgtacatgtagagtacatgcacggagtacggagtacatgtagagtAAATgtaaatgtacaagtagtaattgtacggatacatgtaTAGTAAATGCTATACATGTGCTGTATAGCAAGTAAATGTATGGATTGCTCCATACCTATAGAGTACATGCaaaggtgtacatgtacgtaggGATtctgtaccgagtacttgtacttgtacatgtaagaaCTCCATTCTTGCTCCAGATACTTCGTAAAAAgagctgtgctccgtacaacacggtacttgtaactttgtaagtaagtacggagtactacggACTACGTGTATTCGTAGTACTGCTACATGTATCTACTGTACATTCGGGAACCGATCTTCGGCCCCACCGGCGCGGCGCGTCTGCCGAGGCAGATCCCACGCTGCACATGGATGCCCCACCAGGCCGAGGTGCATCACCGGATGATTAGAGGCCGATTGAGCGATGCCCACGACGACCTGCAACGaatctcgtcggccgagacggttTATGAACCACTTCATCTCCCGCCCATCACccgccgcccgtcgcccACCGCTCTCTACCTGCCTCATGCCGGGACAGCTACCCGTCCGTTTATCGTTTTCGACTGCCTAGCTGCGCTGCGACCGAAATCTCACAGCatgccggcatcgtccaagcccgtcgccctcgtcgtcggagcctCGCGCGGCATCGGTCGTcaagtcgccgtcgacctcgcccggAACGGATATGCGGGTATGGAAGCGGCTACCTTGCTCACCCCCTCTGCCCTCGTTCTCTTTCTACCCTCCATCTCCCATCCCTTCCTTTCCCTTCTCGATTCCCACTCCACCCAACTGTGGCGAGGAACAAGTAGCTGACGCGCAGGATCTTGCCTCCCCCCTCTGtagtcgtcgttgccgccaAGTCCGTCAGCGATCCCGGCGTGCCCCTGCCATCACCGCCACCGGCTCCCAACTCGGCCGAGTCCACCATCACAACGGTCGCGCACGAAATCAATGACGCCGGCGGTGACGCCACGGCCatccccgtcgacgtccgccACGAGCGAAGCGTCAACGAGCTTGTACAAAAGACTCTTTCGGTGCGTTTCTCCCttcgagtcgacgacggcggcggccgagagcagaATCAGAGTAGGCTGTGCAGCAAACGGCGAAGGCGCTGACCCGATGCTTTCTTCCAGACCtatggccgcctcgacgtTCTCGTCTACAACTCGGGCGCCATATTCTGGGCTCCCGTCCACGATACACCTTTGAAGCGCTTCCAGCTCATGCAGCGTGTCAACCCTGAGGGCCTCTATGCCGTTGTTCAAGCCGCCCTGCCGCACCTGCGCGATGCCGCTGCGAGGGGGGGCGCCCCCAAATCCACCTCCACCGCTGCCggtcgcatcgtcgtcgtcagcccTCCCATCTACAGCCGCTTCTTCCGCGGCAAAACCGCCTACGCCATGGGCAAGGTCGCCATGAGCGTCCTCACCAAAGGCCTCGCCATGGACTTTGCCCGCCGCGGtgacgacgccctcggcatgGCCATCACGAGCCTCTGGCCCGCCGTCGTGAGTCCATCTCCTTGAAAGCGGAACAGAAAGCCAGAAGGGAAGTCTGACCCGACCCGACGCCAATCTTGCAGGCCATCGAGTCCGCAGCAACGGCGCCCATGACGGCAGCCAACCCCGACGAACGCAACGACCTCCGCAAAGCGACCATCTtctccgacgccgtcctcgccatcctcgccgcgcCTCCCTCTGTCGTCAacggcgagctgctcctcgacgaggacttCCTTCGCGCCCACGCCGCCATCACCGACTTCTCCAAGTACAACGTCGTCCCCGGCACTACGCCCCGGCGCATCAtgcccgcccgcctgccggacctcaccgtcgccgagcaggatGACGAGGGGAAGCGTTATGTCAGCGCCGCGGCAAAGTCGAGGTTGTGAGAGAATCAATCATCCATGTAATCAACACCACGACGCTTCCCTTTTGCTGCCCGCTTCATTCCTCGTGACGGTCAAAAGGAAGGGGGGGTGTGATGAAAAAAGAATGTAATATAATAAAAGTATGTTCGTGTGCTCCTCCCCTGACTATCTTATCAACTCTTGTATGCGAGACGGGCTTCTGCCACAGCTGCCCTTTGCCCTCTGCCTTTTGCCATTTGTCATTTGCCATTTTGCCATCCGAAAGGTTCCCACCACATCCGCCATCTCGATTGCTCTCTGGTGTACAGCCTCTCAAACGCACAAGGAcccgtgcccgtgcccgtgTCGCCCTCCGTCGCCCTTCGTTCATCCTCTACCTCGACCAGATCGCTCCTGTCCATCCATTCCAGCTCCCGCCCTTCCCTCTCTCATTCTTGGCTCGCCGGGGCCATCCCTTGCATCACTTCAATCTCGCCAATCGTATCGTTAAACACTTTCGTCACGTGCCCGAGCACCTTCATCCGGTTCCACTCGTGTCGGCTGCTCCAAATCTCGTCCATCAGCTCCCGGTTGAtctgctcgagctgctcgatcGTGCATCCGGACGTGCCGTCCGTCACCTCGACCAAGAAGTTCTCcacggcgccctcgaccgaGAGGGGCTgagacgccgacgaccccaTGTTCCGCAGAtgcgcctcctcgtccacctgCACCTCCTGGGACCGCGCCGGAGCGCCTGCGCTGCGCGATCCAGCCTCTCCCATCCGCGcctgcgacggcgaggataGGGGACTCGGCCCGGCGTTGCCTCGCGCGAGCCCGTGCGCCTGCGAGTGCGGCCACATGTCGTCGCTGCTCGTCACCTGGCTCTGCGGAGGCAGCGTGTCCGGGATGTCCGTcgtgtcgccgtcgttgccctGCCCGTGGCTGCGCCTCTCGCCCGCCAGGCCGTTGGTGAGCTGTGTGCTCCAGTTGGACGACCGGTGGTGAGTCGACGCATCCGACGTCTTGGTCGTCGATGCATCGTTCAGCACCGCCGAAGGAGACACCCCCGCGGGCAGTGACGTGACGGCCGACCTTTGAGAAATCTGCGtcatgccgccggcggtcgTCACGGGTTCCTCCTCGGACGACTTGGCCGGTGGTCCCATCGCCAACGATGGCTGCGTCGGTGCCCCGctcacctcctcgtcgaggccgctcaTCCGCACGTCACCCTTTGGCGCTTCCGAAGGCTCGGgcatgccgttgccgacgcCATGCGGCACCGGCTCGCCCGCCGGCCCCGGCTCGCTCGCCTCCCTCTGGCCGTTCACCATCGGGCTGCGCAGCCGGAAACGAGCCGTGGTCCGCGATCCGGGTACGGGCTCTCCCAGCATCACGGGACCCGCTGCGTCGCTGTCGTTGCCGCCCGCCTGCTCGGACTGGAACGCGTCCGTGATGGACTGCATCGCCTTCTGCTTCCgctccttctccgccgacTCCTTGGCCCGCTGCATCTGCCGTTGGTAGAGGGCCTCCCAGTCGACGTGACCGGTTCCGATCTCGATGCTCGCGACGTCCACCTCGACGTTGCTCAGCAGCTCGTTGGCCTTTAGTGTTCGTTCCTTGTCGCCGATGTTCTTTGCATCCTTGGCGAGCGCCTTGATGTCGAACAGAAAGTCTTGCGGGCGCGCGTAGTAGCCGTTGGACAGCCGCTCCtcgatcgtcgtcgtctccaaGTTGTAGTAGCTTTTCCCCGTCGACGTGCAACGCAAGATGTCGTGCCCATTTTTGTCCTTGACGATCTCGTACGGCCGATGCACGCGATCCAACTCCTGCGCAATGTCGGGTCGGACAAAGTTAGGGTCCGATTCCGAGAACAAGTAGTCGATCTGGGCCTGCGCGATGACCGGTTGCCGAAGTTTCTTGTACTTCCGATTGATCTGGTCCATGATCGGCTGCAGCTGGATCTTCAGCGCGTTCAGCAGCTGGTGGTCCCTCTTCTGCACCATCTTCCTCTCCGCCTTGGTCGG of the Drechmeria coniospora strain ARSEF 6962 chromosome 01, whole genome shotgun sequence genome contains:
- a CDS encoding CBP3-like protein — its product is MNTCEGCRLQARVLIRAATRRPGLARIAATIKTVTKVASQPSTRSTMPSARSFSSTERRRILGMGKLAESYRVLGTSERLYKACSKSADYKISDEQRKNDEVERLEDGEELGTPVDGDNVWHNGHASSAAFKLQPSFSTWSHVTMLHLYLVNARVRMLDADTYRNWQQQLIDHFFFECEKKMHLDHGITSSALRQRYLKDIFIQWRGLLLAYDEGLIKGDAILASAIWRNLFKGSPDADPRALLAIVGWMRASLAALEVTSDATFPQRVVDILARPVDVFWTRLEGPLGAGPTTAEPVAEPVAETQGTNTAQRPAAAI